A region from the Rosa rugosa chromosome 6, drRosRugo1.1, whole genome shotgun sequence genome encodes:
- the LOC133716637 gene encoding uncharacterized protein LOC133716637 codes for MNNSGLSLATIEPLNGHNFKKWRSDIELYLGLNNIDNYLTEEAPVITNASTAQDRMKSVEWIRANRMSMLIMKRLMSDAVKGSYPDKATAREYLDLIAEMFKENEKAETSILLSTLNNLKYTASVGIREHIMKFIDVAAKLKDLNMPLQDQLIVHQALNSLPSQFNQLKTTYAAQKDK; via the coding sequence ATGAACAACTCAGGACTAAGTTTAGCTACCATCGAGCCACTCAATGGACACAACTTTAAGAAGTGGAGGTCTGATATTGAGCTGTACCTGGGGTTGAACAATATTGATAATTATTTAACCGAAGAGGCGCCTGTGATCACTAATGCGAGCACAGCCCAGGATAGGATGAAGTCTGTTGAGTGGATTAGAGCCAATAGGATGTCTATGTTGATTATGAAAAGGCTTATGAGTGATGCTGTGAAGGGTAGCTACCCAGATAAGGCAACGGCAAGAGAGTATCTGGACTTAATTGCAGAAATGTTCAAAGAGAATGAAAAAGCTGAAACTAGCATTCTCTTGAGCACCCTGAATAATCTGAAGTATACTGCTTCTGTGGGGATTAGGGAGCACATAATGAAGTTCATTGATGTTGCTGCAAAGCTGAAAGACTTAAACATGCCTCTGCAAGACCAGCTTATAGTTCACCAAGCCCTGAATTCTCTGCCTAGTCAGTTCAACCAGCTGAAAACCACCTATGCTGCCCAGAAAGATAAGTAG